One genomic region from Thermomicrobium sp. 4228-Ro encodes:
- a CDS encoding PLP-dependent aminotransferase family protein yields MDERWHARWSRRGRIAAAAERPPRVPPEGMISFVYGDPDWESLPLEDMALAAEFLAENQRRDALGYQNLIRPDELNEALAQKLARDQGMQVAPEQILVTLGSSNGLGIICDALLDPGDVVLIDAPAWMGATSMFKLAGAELVGIPVDEHGIDPAAVAEALDRLERQGRRPKFLYTLPTFQNPAGVELSLERRRALAQLADERGLLIIEDDAYYELRFHGDYPPTLYSLAEPGNVLYCGTLSKTIAAGLRLGYVVGPAPIVATLARARIDALRNSFTAALADWYIRTGRYHAHLVQLREIYRRKCERMLAALEWEMPDGVTWTRPNGGFFIWVTLPEGVSATQLLAACREQRVDFIPGPAFYGDGSGDRHFRLSYSAVTLEQIDEGIARLAEVVREAIAGGLAAAGSRDA; encoded by the coding sequence ATGGACGAGCGTTGGCATGCGAGGTGGTCGAGGCGAGGGCGCATCGCAGCTGCTGCCGAGCGCCCACCGCGTGTCCCACCGGAGGGTATGATTTCGTTCGTGTATGGAGATCCGGATTGGGAGAGCTTACCGCTGGAAGACATGGCACTGGCTGCTGAGTTCCTGGCGGAGAACCAGCGCCGGGATGCGCTCGGATACCAGAACCTTATCCGCCCTGACGAGCTCAACGAGGCGCTTGCTCAGAAGTTGGCTCGCGATCAAGGTATGCAGGTTGCGCCCGAGCAGATCCTCGTCACGCTCGGCTCCAGCAACGGACTGGGCATCATCTGCGATGCGCTCCTCGACCCTGGTGACGTGGTGCTGATCGATGCACCGGCCTGGATGGGTGCGACGAGTATGTTCAAGCTCGCCGGAGCAGAGCTCGTCGGTATCCCGGTCGACGAGCATGGGATCGATCCGGCTGCCGTGGCGGAGGCACTCGATCGTCTGGAGCGGCAGGGTCGTCGCCCGAAGTTCCTCTACACGCTGCCGACGTTCCAGAATCCGGCCGGAGTGGAGCTTTCTCTCGAACGCCGGCGTGCTCTAGCGCAGCTGGCTGACGAACGAGGGCTTCTCATCATCGAGGATGACGCCTATTACGAGCTGCGATTCCACGGTGACTATCCACCGACACTCTACAGCCTGGCCGAGCCCGGCAATGTACTCTATTGCGGCACGCTTTCGAAGACGATCGCAGCTGGCTTACGGCTCGGGTACGTAGTGGGGCCAGCGCCGATCGTGGCGACGCTCGCTCGCGCGCGGATCGATGCCCTGCGGAACAGTTTCACAGCGGCGCTGGCTGACTGGTACATCCGCACGGGGCGCTATCACGCACATCTGGTGCAACTCCGCGAGATCTATCGGCGAAAGTGCGAGCGGATGCTGGCTGCCCTGGAATGGGAGATGCCGGACGGTGTGACGTGGACTCGGCCGAATGGCGGATTCTTCATCTGGGTGACGCTCCCGGAGGGCGTGAGTGCCACGCAACTCCTTGCTGCCTGCCGTGAGCAGCGAGTCGACTTCATACCTGGACCAGCGTTCTACGGGGACGGGAGTGGGGACCGTCACTTCCGTTTGTCGTATAGCGCTGTAACACTGGAGCAGATCGACGAAGGGATCGCGCGACTGGCTGAGGTCGTCCGGGAAGCCATCGCCGGGGGACTTGCGGCCGCTGGCTCCCGCGATGCCTGA
- a CDS encoding MFS transporter codes for MTRARQPERSAAAVTWSSDRGVGSLLAALIDYRAYRFLWLSSVLTQIGQWMLQVATAWLMLQLTDSAFWVGLLGFAGGIPFLFVAAPAGTLSERVDRRTMLLVCQGGALALSVGLAALVLAQRVSPWLLLGATLLNGMLLAANNATRQAVIPSYVPREAVPNAVSLLSAGMNMTRIVGPSLAGPMVATLGVSGTLLLQAGCLALALLNTGRLPRTPQASRAPESFLESLVGGIRYVRRMPVVLALLLLASVPTLLVFPYLQLLPVLARDVLHLGPSGLGLLYAVGGTGALAGSLFVAGFQRIRRRGAAMVTVIVLYGFVVSLFTLVHWLPVVSLCLFAAGFLGASYMALNNALLHLAVDDEVRGRVMGLYMVTWGFMPLGALPLGALGDVIGIDHALLIGALATSALSLFVAWRVPAVFRLT; via the coding sequence ATGACGAGAGCCCGACAACCGGAGAGGTCCGCTGCTGCCGTGACGTGGTCCTCCGACCGAGGCGTCGGCAGCCTTCTTGCGGCGCTGATCGACTACCGTGCCTATCGATTTCTGTGGCTGTCGAGCGTTCTCACCCAGATCGGCCAGTGGATGCTCCAAGTCGCTACCGCCTGGTTGATGCTGCAGCTGACCGATTCGGCATTCTGGGTCGGGCTGCTCGGTTTTGCCGGTGGTATCCCGTTCCTGTTCGTCGCAGCTCCAGCGGGCACGCTCAGCGAGCGTGTGGATCGGCGCACGATGCTGCTCGTCTGCCAGGGAGGAGCTCTCGCACTGAGTGTCGGTCTGGCCGCTCTCGTCCTGGCACAGCGCGTGTCCCCCTGGCTGCTGCTCGGTGCCACGCTCCTCAATGGGATGTTGCTCGCTGCGAACAACGCAACGCGGCAGGCGGTGATACCCAGCTACGTGCCGCGAGAGGCAGTGCCGAATGCGGTCAGTCTTCTCTCGGCGGGCATGAACATGACGCGCATCGTCGGCCCCTCGCTCGCCGGCCCGATGGTCGCAACCCTCGGTGTCAGCGGAACGCTGCTCCTCCAGGCAGGCTGTCTCGCGCTTGCACTCCTGAATACCGGTCGCCTTCCGCGAACTCCCCAGGCGAGCCGGGCTCCTGAGTCGTTCCTGGAAAGTCTCGTTGGCGGCATCCGGTATGTTCGGCGGATGCCGGTCGTTCTCGCACTCCTGCTGCTCGCGAGCGTGCCGACCCTACTCGTATTCCCGTATCTCCAGCTCTTACCAGTCTTGGCGCGCGACGTCTTACATCTTGGACCGAGTGGACTCGGCTTGCTCTATGCCGTTGGCGGGACCGGTGCGCTGGCCGGTTCCCTATTTGTCGCTGGTTTCCAGCGAATACGCCGCCGTGGCGCAGCGATGGTAACGGTCATCGTCCTCTATGGGTTCGTCGTTTCGCTGTTCACATTGGTGCATTGGCTTCCGGTCGTATCACTCTGTCTGTTCGCCGCCGGATTTTTGGGGGCGAGTTACATGGCCTTGAACAACGCGCTCCTGCACCTCGCGGTCGATGACGAGGTGCGTGGGCGCGTCATGGGGCTGTATATGGTGACCTGGGGCTTTATGCCGTTGGGTGCGTTGCCATTAGGAGCGCTGGGCGACGTGATCGGGATCGACCATGCTCTCTTGATTGGAGCTCTTGCTACCTCAGCTCTCTCCCTGTTCGTCGCTTGGCGCGTTCCCGCCGTGTTCCGGCTTACCTAG
- a CDS encoding polysaccharide deacetylase family protein has translation MGRWHDGTQCAVLFTFDVDAETLWLSGSLEQSDRLGLLTQGTYGARVGVPLVLHALRRYDIKATFFIPGWVAEHHPDIVAAIADQGHEIAHHGYLHETVTELDEAAERHVLERGIEALRRVTGQVPVGYRSPAWEVTTRTLRLLAEYGFRYSSNLMSHFLPWQHPDTQLIELPVQWLLDDAPFFLFRPGTGSRPIQTAQQAFQAWVEEFQGIYRFGGLFNLTLHPQLIGRPGRILMLERLIEHILSYPRVWIATGQQVAAYWADHLARNPQEWRQGLVYDPLTHR, from the coding sequence ATGGGACGCTGGCACGATGGGACGCAGTGCGCTGTCCTGTTCACGTTCGACGTCGACGCAGAGACACTCTGGCTCTCGGGCAGCCTCGAGCAGAGCGATCGCCTGGGACTTCTCACACAAGGTACCTACGGGGCACGGGTCGGCGTGCCCTTGGTGCTCCACGCACTGCGCCGCTACGACATCAAGGCAACCTTTTTCATTCCTGGCTGGGTGGCCGAACACCATCCCGACATCGTCGCCGCGATCGCTGATCAGGGGCACGAGATCGCCCATCACGGTTACTTGCACGAGACGGTCACCGAGCTCGACGAGGCAGCCGAGCGACACGTCCTCGAACGCGGAATCGAGGCGCTCCGCCGGGTCACCGGTCAGGTACCGGTCGGTTACCGTTCGCCCGCTTGGGAGGTGACCACGCGGACGCTCCGTTTGCTCGCCGAGTATGGTTTCCGCTACTCGTCGAACCTCATGAGCCACTTTCTCCCCTGGCAGCACCCGGACACGCAACTTATCGAGCTACCCGTCCAGTGGCTGCTCGACGATGCGCCGTTCTTCCTCTTCCGCCCTGGTACCGGCTCACGACCGATCCAGACGGCCCAGCAGGCGTTCCAGGCCTGGGTCGAAGAGTTCCAGGGCATCTACCGCTTCGGTGGGCTCTTCAACCTGACGCTGCATCCCCAGCTGATCGGTCGCCCGGGTCGCATCCTCATGCTCGAGCGGCTGATCGAGCACATCCTGTCCTACCCACGCGTGTGGATCGCGACGGGGCAACAAGTGGCAGCATATTGGGCGGACCATCTCGCCCGCAACCCGCAGGAGTGGCGGCAAGGGCTGGTCTACGACCCACTCACGCACCGCTGA
- the cofH gene encoding 5-amino-6-(D-ribitylamino)uracil--L-tyrosine 4-hydroxyphenyl transferase CofH codes for MLGGSALRDMVDRLLASASLDVARILDRALAGHELTVEEGARLFDTHGPDLLLLMAVADELRRRAVGDVVTYVVNRNINFTNVCIKRCGFCAFSRGHREEQGYFLPLEEVVRRAKEAWELGATEVCIQAGLPPKMDPDLYPTICRAIKAELPEVHIHGFSPEEVVYGALRARCSIEEYLLRLKDAGVGSLPGTSAEILDDEVRRLISPGRITTAQWVEVITTAHRLGIPTTATIMYGHVETNRHRAAHLALIRDIQKETGGFTEFVPLSLVHSEAPMYRKRLIPGLRPGATGEEVVKMHAVARIMLYPHVRNIQVSWVKEGPKLAQWCLNAGANDLGGTLINESISTAAGATYGQLVPPRELRRWIRDAGRIPAERTTLYQLRSPLTDEDPPHPLDEAAEHPERFGSYFELIRDERFAFRKHYRIVLQQVGSTPAA; via the coding sequence ATGCTGGGAGGCAGTGCTCTGCGCGATATGGTGGATCGGCTGCTCGCGTCGGCGTCACTCGACGTCGCTCGCATTCTCGACCGAGCGCTGGCTGGTCACGAGCTCACCGTCGAGGAAGGCGCGCGGTTGTTCGACACGCACGGCCCCGATCTTCTCCTATTGATGGCGGTTGCTGACGAGTTGCGGCGTCGCGCGGTCGGCGATGTCGTGACCTATGTCGTCAACCGGAACATCAACTTCACCAACGTCTGTATCAAGCGCTGTGGCTTTTGTGCCTTTTCTCGTGGGCACCGAGAGGAGCAAGGGTACTTCTTGCCTCTCGAGGAGGTGGTCCGTCGGGCAAAGGAGGCATGGGAACTCGGTGCGACCGAGGTATGCATACAGGCAGGCCTGCCACCGAAGATGGACCCGGATCTCTATCCGACCATTTGTCGCGCGATCAAGGCTGAGCTGCCGGAGGTGCATATCCATGGCTTCTCGCCGGAGGAAGTCGTCTACGGCGCGCTACGGGCACGCTGCTCGATCGAGGAGTACTTGCTCCGTTTGAAGGACGCGGGCGTCGGGTCGTTGCCAGGCACCTCGGCCGAAATTCTCGACGACGAAGTGCGGCGGCTCATCTCCCCAGGTCGGATCACGACTGCACAGTGGGTCGAGGTGATCACGACTGCGCATCGGCTCGGCATCCCGACCACGGCGACTATCATGTATGGCCATGTCGAAACCAACCGGCATCGGGCCGCTCATCTTGCGTTGATTCGGGATATTCAGAAGGAGACGGGCGGTTTCACCGAGTTCGTACCCTTGAGCCTGGTCCACAGCGAGGCGCCGATGTATCGGAAGCGCTTGATTCCTGGTTTGCGACCCGGTGCGACCGGGGAGGAAGTGGTCAAGATGCACGCGGTCGCCCGGATCATGCTCTATCCTCACGTGCGCAACATCCAGGTGTCGTGGGTGAAGGAAGGGCCGAAATTGGCCCAGTGGTGTCTGAACGCTGGGGCCAACGATCTCGGTGGAACGCTGATCAACGAGAGTATCTCGACGGCAGCTGGTGCCACGTACGGCCAGCTCGTGCCGCCGCGCGAACTCCGACGTTGGATCCGCGATGCCGGTCGGATTCCAGCGGAACGGACGACACTCTACCAGCTTCGGTCACCGTTGACCGATGAAGATCCACCGCACCCGCTGGACGAGGCGGCCGAGCATCCGGAGCGCTTTGGCTCATACTTCGAACTTATCCGCGACGAGCGCTTTGCGTTCCGGAAGCACTACCGGATCGTGCTGCAACAGGTTGGGAGCACGCCGGCTGCCTGA
- the cofG gene encoding 7,8-didemethyl-8-hydroxy-5-deazariboflavin synthase CofG, translating to MTLEIISLRPVDSGLERALASAVDAGSLDPAAAYQLIEADIDSLPLLLEAARAVRARRSGRVVTYSRKVFLPLTNLCRDQCAYCTFVRRASDPRAHTMTPEEVLVGAEAGRAAGCKEALFSLGDKPELRYASYRQWLAARGYARTIEYLHDMCALVLERTGLLPHANPGVMTEDDIALLRPVTASMGLMLETISERLLERGGAHRGCPDKVPAVRLETIEAAGRRRVPFTTGILIGIGETPRERVDALYSIRSLQDRYGHIQEVIVQNFRRKPDIRMRDWPEPTLLDMLRTLAVARLILGTTTALQAPPNLMPDGYDLYLLAGLDDWGGVSPVTRDYINPERAWPHLRELKERTERLGFVLRERLAVYPEYIRRGEEFLDPVVRERVAVLVDPGGLVPPEKELW from the coding sequence GTGACCCTGGAGATCATCAGTCTGAGACCTGTCGATAGCGGTCTCGAGCGAGCCCTGGCCAGTGCAGTCGATGCCGGGTCACTCGACCCCGCTGCCGCCTATCAGCTCATTGAAGCGGATATCGACTCGTTGCCGCTCCTGCTCGAGGCAGCACGTGCGGTACGCGCCCGCCGCTCCGGCCGTGTGGTCACCTACTCGCGGAAAGTGTTCCTGCCGTTGACGAATTTATGTCGAGATCAGTGTGCCTATTGTACGTTCGTTCGTCGGGCGAGTGATCCGCGAGCGCACACGATGACGCCGGAGGAAGTACTCGTTGGGGCGGAGGCGGGTCGTGCCGCCGGATGCAAGGAAGCGCTGTTCAGCCTGGGGGATAAGCCGGAACTGCGGTATGCGTCTTACCGCCAGTGGTTAGCAGCGCGTGGTTACGCGCGGACGATCGAGTATCTGCACGATATGTGCGCGTTGGTGCTCGAGCGCACCGGACTGCTGCCGCATGCCAACCCGGGTGTCATGACGGAAGACGATATCGCTTTGCTGCGCCCGGTCACTGCGAGCATGGGGCTGATGCTGGAGACGATCAGCGAGCGCTTGCTGGAGCGCGGTGGCGCGCATCGGGGGTGCCCTGACAAGGTTCCAGCTGTGCGATTGGAGACGATCGAGGCTGCTGGTCGACGTCGGGTACCGTTCACGACCGGCATTCTGATCGGGATCGGCGAGACGCCGCGCGAGCGGGTCGATGCGCTCTACTCGATCCGGTCGCTCCAAGATCGCTACGGTCATATCCAGGAAGTGATCGTGCAGAACTTCCGTCGCAAGCCGGACATCCGGATGCGTGATTGGCCAGAGCCGACGCTGCTCGACATGCTGCGGACGCTGGCTGTGGCCCGGTTGATTCTCGGCACGACGACAGCGCTGCAGGCGCCTCCGAACCTGATGCCGGACGGCTACGACCTGTATTTGCTCGCTGGACTCGACGATTGGGGTGGTGTCTCGCCGGTGACGCGAGACTATATCAACCCGGAACGAGCCTGGCCGCATCTCCGCGAACTGAAAGAGCGGACAGAGCGGCTCGGCTTTGTCTTACGGGAACGGCTCGCGGTGTATCCGGAGTACATCCGGCGTGGAGAGGAGTTCCTCGATCCGGTGGTCCGTGAGCGCGTCGCCGTCCTGGTCGACCCGGGTGGATTGGTTCCGCCGGAGAAGGAGTTGTGGTGA
- a CDS encoding DUF2851 family protein, producing the protein MKPSEQWLAQVWQAQWLHGDLLTTDGRPLRIVYRGVWTHRRGPDFADALVDLAGTLRSGDIELHVKASDWFTHGHHDDPEYDTVILHVVWQDDLGRPVTRRDGHRIATLELSRFLALPADESHSSHARPLGTLGFQYCAPSLAAHEPDVLHRLLEEAGDRRLRDKVARLHARLGAQTPGQTLYWLLADALGYHRNRDGMRAVAENLPLERIETALFATRGDQRFATAAAFLLGTGGFLPVSNRERHLAPLDQSTWQAIETIWENCRHSATPPPRWNLAGIRPANHPLRRLLALASLIASSDRGILTELIDRIRTDHPRTALSRWFQSHPIPLGRDRLHDILVNVIIPFVLAYGEAMEDETLHEIGIRLWYALPAGRGNALTRLTLEQICGPHPLKIRTARAEQGLLHLYHTGCRPRRCHECPIAHLVLQRGHIA; encoded by the coding sequence ATGAAGCCCAGCGAGCAGTGGCTGGCACAGGTCTGGCAAGCGCAGTGGCTCCATGGTGATCTCCTGACCACGGACGGCAGGCCACTCCGGATCGTTTATCGCGGCGTCTGGACGCATCGTCGCGGTCCGGATTTCGCGGACGCCCTCGTCGATCTCGCTGGCACTCTACGCTCCGGCGACATCGAACTCCACGTCAAAGCATCGGACTGGTTCACCCACGGCCACCATGACGATCCGGAGTATGATACTGTGATCCTGCACGTCGTATGGCAGGACGATCTGGGTCGACCGGTCACACGCCGCGACGGGCACCGGATAGCGACACTCGAACTCTCGCGCTTCCTCGCTCTCCCCGCCGACGAGAGTCACAGCTCGCACGCCCGCCCACTCGGCACGCTCGGTTTCCAGTATTGCGCCCCATCGCTCGCCGCGCACGAACCGGACGTGCTCCACAGGCTCCTCGAAGAGGCCGGCGATCGACGCCTCCGCGACAAGGTCGCGCGCCTGCATGCTCGTCTGGGGGCCCAGACTCCGGGCCAAACGCTGTACTGGCTCCTCGCTGATGCTCTCGGCTACCACCGAAATCGCGACGGCATGCGCGCGGTGGCAGAGAACCTGCCACTCGAGCGCATCGAGACAGCCCTCTTCGCTACTCGAGGTGACCAGCGTTTTGCGACTGCTGCCGCTTTTCTCCTCGGCACGGGCGGCTTCCTACCAGTCTCGAATCGAGAGCGCCACTTGGCACCACTCGATCAATCCACTTGGCAGGCGATCGAGACCATTTGGGAGAATTGCAGGCATAGCGCCACACCTCCGCCGCGCTGGAACCTCGCCGGCATCCGCCCCGCCAATCATCCTCTGCGCCGCCTCCTTGCGCTCGCCTCGCTCATCGCTTCAAGCGATCGCGGGATCCTGACCGAACTCATCGACCGCATCCGCACTGACCACCCGCGAACGGCACTGTCCCGGTGGTTCCAGAGCCACCCCATTCCGCTCGGCCGGGACCGGCTGCACGACATCCTGGTCAACGTCATTATCCCATTCGTTCTCGCGTACGGTGAGGCAATGGAAGACGAGACATTGCACGAGATCGGCATCCGTCTCTGGTATGCCTTGCCAGCTGGACGCGGAAACGCTCTCACCCGTCTCACCCTCGAGCAGATCTGCGGGCCCCATCCTCTCAAGATCCGTACCGCGCGGGCCGAACAGGGACTGCTCCACCTCTACCACACTGGCTGCCGACCACGCCGGTGTCACGAGTGTCCGATCGCTCACCTCGTCCTCCAGCGCGGTCACATCGCCTGA
- a CDS encoding bifunctional nuclease domain-containing protein, with translation MIDRVPVVLQGISWSRDHGHPLLLLRALEVDICFAVVADADEARALSTCSCMPDRTRRHLARLLVDLLRTLGASIIDIELHQGEQRVLRAVLRIASPRGVHRFDIPGSDGLLLASETGVVPVMALEEILAIDRRSHGQGLPNEARFSLPPYVLELLAELEQFGSLDDHSDVSE, from the coding sequence ATGATCGATCGTGTTCCGGTCGTCCTGCAGGGTATCAGCTGGTCACGCGACCACGGTCACCCGCTGCTTCTCCTGCGGGCCCTCGAAGTCGACATTTGTTTCGCTGTCGTCGCTGACGCCGACGAGGCGCGCGCCCTCTCGACCTGTTCCTGCATGCCCGACCGCACCAGGCGACATCTGGCACGCCTTCTCGTGGATCTGCTTCGCACGTTGGGTGCATCGATCATCGACATCGAGCTTCACCAGGGAGAACAGAGGGTGCTCCGAGCAGTGCTCCGAATCGCCTCGCCACGCGGTGTACACCGCTTCGACATACCTGGTAGCGACGGACTCCTGCTCGCCAGCGAAACCGGTGTGGTGCCAGTCATGGCTCTCGAAGAGATCCTGGCCATCGACCGGCGCAGCCACGGGCAGGGCTTACCGAACGAAGCTCGTTTCTCACTCCCGCCATACGTGCTGGAACTCCTCGCCGAGCTGGAGCAGTTCGGATCGCTGGATGATCACTCCGATGTCTCCGAGTGA
- a CDS encoding M55 family metallopeptidase: MDLLIVADLEGISCVERRSVCDSTHPSYSSALGNYAAEVNAVAVAARRIGIERVMLLDWHGRLLPPGLLEAGIEAASLPLPTGRWVAVLLGFHARTGQSDAFAPQTLCPGWRIVWNGREAGELALASRWLGELGIPLVLVTGDRGLTREAEGWVEQTAAVAVKRALSAEEAECLPVERTRAALADALAWVLMRRSWWWVYRPELPVRWDIVSPDGQHQALESSSVAEALCRVQEVIPGAALAVRCHSETSE; encoded by the coding sequence GTGGACCTCTTGATCGTGGCCGATCTCGAAGGAATTTCGTGCGTTGAACGGCGGTCCGTCTGTGACTCCACGCACCCGAGCTACTCGAGTGCGCTCGGGAACTACGCTGCGGAAGTCAATGCTGTCGCGGTTGCTGCACGGCGAATAGGAATCGAACGCGTCATGCTGTTGGACTGGCATGGTCGGCTGCTTCCGCCGGGCCTGTTGGAAGCCGGAATCGAGGCTGCTTCGCTGCCGCTACCAACAGGACGGTGGGTCGCAGTACTCCTCGGTTTCCATGCACGCACCGGGCAGAGCGATGCCTTCGCTCCGCAGACCCTGTGCCCTGGGTGGCGCATCGTCTGGAATGGCAGGGAAGCTGGCGAACTCGCCTTAGCTAGTCGATGGCTCGGCGAGCTCGGCATACCGCTGGTGCTGGTCACGGGTGATCGTGGGTTGACGCGGGAAGCTGAGGGATGGGTCGAGCAGACGGCTGCCGTCGCTGTGAAACGAGCGCTCTCGGCCGAGGAGGCAGAGTGCCTGCCCGTCGAGCGTACTCGCGCAGCGCTCGCTGATGCACTCGCGTGGGTCTTGATGCGTCGCTCCTGGTGGTGGGTCTATCGTCCTGAGTTACCGGTTCGTTGGGACATCGTGTCGCCTGATGGGCAGCACCAGGCCCTCGAGTCATCCTCAGTCGCCGAGGCGCTTTGCCGCGTGCAGGAAGTGATTCCAGGTGCCGCACTGGCGGTACGCTGTCACTCGGAGACATCGGAGTGA
- a CDS encoding ABC transporter substrate-binding protein: MNRRRFLVVSTSVVASALLAACRGEATPTPTTAPAATPTQAPTASPPAASPTARAVASPTLAASPTVAASAQPFKIGVVVAQTGNLAASGRRHIQGMQLALDELGNTAGGRRLELVPADSAGNPEQAATHVRRLVESEKVDVITGFTITPELTAVRDYLHQQQQLTIVSIAGWPAITRDPNVRSPYIFRSSFCQGQYEFIQARWAYEKGGYRNVVMMAPDYQTGHTVAQVFGDFFKKSGGQIAAEIYPPLNTTDFGPYLQRVLQEASNADAVWAWFIGADAIRFMTQYQEFGLKDQYPLLGGAEVGDDPYLPEVGEAALGIVSAINYAARYERPQNQEFVQKFQQKFNALPGHLEYWGYITIMILAHALEAVKGDTSDKQAFLDAIKNVSFEGPMNRVRFHPETKGVITTVIVRRVDRLPDGTLGNVVIDEYQDIHDLSF; the protein is encoded by the coding sequence ATGAATCGACGCCGTTTCTTGGTTGTCTCGACGTCGGTTGTTGCGAGTGCATTGCTGGCAGCCTGCCGAGGCGAGGCAACCCCGACTCCGACGACGGCGCCTGCAGCGACACCGACGCAAGCTCCTACCGCGTCGCCCCCGGCGGCCTCGCCGACTGCTCGGGCGGTAGCGAGCCCGACTCTGGCTGCCAGTCCGACCGTTGCGGCCAGCGCTCAGCCGTTCAAGATCGGCGTGGTCGTCGCGCAGACGGGCAATCTGGCCGCTTCCGGACGTCGGCACATCCAGGGTATGCAGCTGGCTCTGGATGAGCTCGGGAATACTGCTGGCGGACGTCGGTTGGAACTCGTCCCGGCCGATTCGGCTGGCAACCCCGAGCAGGCAGCCACGCATGTCCGCCGCTTGGTCGAGAGCGAGAAGGTCGATGTTATCACTGGTTTCACCATCACGCCCGAGCTCACCGCAGTGCGCGACTACCTCCATCAGCAGCAGCAGTTGACGATCGTTTCCATTGCGGGATGGCCTGCGATCACGCGTGACCCGAACGTGCGGAGCCCCTACATCTTCCGCTCTTCCTTCTGCCAAGGACAGTACGAGTTCATCCAGGCGCGCTGGGCCTACGAGAAGGGCGGCTACCGTAACGTCGTGATGATGGCACCCGATTATCAGACGGGGCATACCGTCGCACAGGTCTTTGGTGACTTTTTCAAGAAGTCCGGTGGACAAATCGCGGCTGAGATCTACCCGCCGCTCAATACAACTGATTTCGGCCCTTACTTGCAGCGTGTCCTCCAAGAGGCATCGAATGCTGACGCTGTCTGGGCCTGGTTCATCGGTGCGGACGCGATCCGCTTCATGACGCAATACCAGGAATTCGGCCTGAAGGATCAGTATCCACTCCTGGGTGGTGCCGAAGTCGGCGACGATCCCTACTTGCCGGAGGTCGGCGAGGCGGCCCTCGGGATTGTGAGTGCTATCAACTACGCGGCTCGGTACGAGCGGCCGCAAAATCAGGAGTTCGTCCAGAAGTTCCAACAGAAGTTCAACGCGCTACCGGGTCACCTGGAGTATTGGGGCTACATTACGATCATGATCCTCGCTCATGCGCTCGAAGCGGTGAAGGGCGATACCAGTGACAAGCAGGCTTTCCTCGATGCTATCAAGAATGTGAGCTTCGAAGGACCGATGAACCGTGTGCGCTTCCATCCAGAGACCAAGGGTGTGATCACGACGGTGATCGTTCGGCGTGTCGATCGGCTGCCCGATGGCACGCTCGGCAATGTCGTCATCGACGAGTATCAGGATATTCACGATCTGTCGTTCTGA
- a CDS encoding heavy-metal-associated domain-containing protein produces MVTRVYRVPDVSCQHCIRAITEELRKIEGIQDIEVDLTSKTVRVVSEETVPDERIRSGIEEAGYTIAG; encoded by the coding sequence ATGGTAACGCGGGTGTACCGAGTGCCAGATGTCAGCTGCCAGCACTGCATACGGGCCATTACCGAGGAGCTTCGCAAGATCGAGGGGATTCAGGATATCGAGGTCGACCTCACGAGCAAGACCGTCCGTGTCGTCAGCGAGGAGACCGTACCCGACGAACGCATCAGGAGCGGAATTGAGGAGGCTGGTTACACGATCGCGGGCTGA